Below is a genomic region from Streptomyces ferrugineus.
ACGTCCAGGGCGGTGGTCGGCTCGTCGGCGATCAGCAGGTCGGGGTCGCAGACCAGCGCCATCGCGATCATCGCGCGCTGGCGCATACCGCCGGAGAACTGGTGCGGATAGTCCTTCGCCCGCTGCCTGGGGTTGGGGATGCCGACCTTGCCCAGCATCTCCACGGCCCGCTCCCAGGCGGCCTTCTTCGAGGCGCGCATGTGCTTCATGTACGGCTCGGCGATCTGCCGGCCGACCGTGTAGTACGGCGACAGCGCGGTGAGCGGGTCCTGGAAGATCATGGCGACCTTGTTGCCGCGCAGCTTCTCCAGCTCCGACTCCCGGGCGGTGGTCAACTCCTTGCCGTCCAGCAGGATCTCGCCCTCGACGGTGGTGAACATCGGGTTGTGCAGGCCGAGGATCGTCAGGTTGGTCACCGACTTCCCCGAGCCCGACTCGCCCACGATGCCCAGCGTGCTGCCGCGCTCCAGGTCGAACGACAGCCCGTCCACGGCCCGTACGACGCCGTCCTCGGTCCGGAAGCTGACGTGCAGGTCCCGCACCGAGAGGAAGGCACCCTCGTCGGCCGGAACCGGGGCGCCGTCCTCCTTGGTCACAGTGGTCACGTCGGTGCTCCTCAAGCAGTTCCTCAGCGCGGCCTAGGCCAGCCGCACCCGCGGGTCGATGTAGGCGTACGCGGCGTCGACGACGATGTTGCTGAGCAGAATCATGGTGGCGGAGAACAGCATCACGCCCAAGAGGAGCGGCAGATCGCTGAAGAAGACGGACTCCACCGCCAGCCGGCCGAGCCCCGGGAGTCCGAAGGTGTACTCCGTGATGATGGCGCCGCCGAGCAGCGAGCCGAGGTCGATGCCGAAGATGGTGACGACGGGGATCAGCGATCCGCGCCAGGCGTAGCGGAAGAAGACGTAGCGTCTGGACATGCCCTTGGCGCGGGCGGTGCGGACGTGTTCCTCCTGGAGCTGTTCGATCATCGACGAGCGGGACATACGGGTGTACTGCGAGGCGAAGATCGTGGACAGCACGATCCACGGGATGAGCAGTCCCGTGAACCAGGCGACCGGGTTGTCGGTGAGCGGGTTGTAGGCGGGCTTGTCGAAGATCTGGGTCTGGTAGACGAGGATCGCGAGGGCGAGCGGACCGAGGAAGTAGATCTGCATCGAGCTGATCACCATCGCGCCGGCGGTGAAGGTCTTGTCGACGAGCGTGCCGCGCTTCCAGGCGGCGATCAGCCCGGTGCCCAGACCGATGACCAGGAAGCAGACCGCCCCGCCGAGGGTGAGCGAGACGGTGGTGGGCAGGCGGTCCATCAGGGTGCCCCAGACCTGCTCGTTGGAGTGGTACGAGTAGCCGAAGCAGGGGGCGGGGCAGGGGCCCTGGGCGAAGTCGTCGCTGCCCATGACGAGGTTGGTCAGGAAGATCCAGTACTGCTCGGGGACCGGCTTGTCGAGGCCGAGCACCCGGTGCAGGTTCTCGAGGTTGGCCGGGGTGCACGTCTTGCCGCACATCAGCAGCGCCGGGTCGCGCGGCATCCCGAAGAACAGCAGGAACGCGACGATGCTCAGCAGAAAGAGAATGATGACGGCGCCGAGGGACCGGCGCACCAGGAAGCGCAGCATGACAGTCAGCTCTCAGACGTCGACGGACCCAGGGCCGGCATACGGTGCCCCCCGCACGGGCGGTGGGCGCCGGATGCCGGGCGGGTGGGGTTACTTGACGTACAGGCGGCGCGGGTCGACGCCGGCGATGACGTCGTCGTAGACGAGTCCGCCGATCTTGGATCCGGCGATCTGGATCTGCTTGTAGTAGGCGGTCGGTACGACGTTGACCACCTCGGTGAGCAGGTACTTGTTGAGCTTCTCCCACTCGGCCGCGGCCTTGGCCGGGTCGGTGATCTTGTTGATGCGGTCGATCTCGCTGTTCACGTGCGGGTCGTTGATCTGCGAGTAGTTCTGCGCACCCTCGGCGATCACGCGCCCGTCGTACAGCGGCGGGATCACGGTGGAGGCGGACGGCCAGTCGGCGCCCCACGCGGTGTGGAAGATGTCGTAGTTGTTGTCCAGCTTGCTGACCTGGTCGTAGTAGGTCTCGGCCGGGATCTCCTGGCGCTGGACGTCGAAGCCGGCCTTCTCCAGGCCCGCCGCCATGGCGGTGGAGTACGCCTGGCCCTCCTGGGAGTTGATGTAGCCGAAGGTCAGCTTCATGCCGACCTTGCCGACCTCCTCCAGGAGCTTCTTGGCCTTGGCCGGGTCACCGGCGGGCTTCTTCTTCTTGCCGAACGGGTCGAAGGCGGGGTCGTAGCCGGTGACGGTCGGGCTGATGATGCCGCCCGCGACCTCCATCGCGTCGGTGCCGCCGTAGGCCCGCACGAACGGGGTGACCGGAAGGGCGTACGCGATGGCCTGACGGACCTTGATGTCCTTCATCGCCGCGTGACTCATGTTGATGTTGATCTGGCCCACGTAGGGCTGGAAGCCGATCACCGTACGGGACTTCATCTTCGGGTCCGCGAGGACCTTGGACAGGTTGCCCGCGTCGACGGAGTTCTGGAAGCTGACCGCGGTCTGGTCGGCGCCGCTGTCGGCGACGAGGGCCTTGGTGGAGTCCTCGTACTGCTGGTTGAAGGTGATGTTGAACCGGTCGACGTACTGGTGGCGGAGCGGGTCGGTGTCCGGGTCCCAGTTGGTGTTCTTCACCAGCACCATCGACTTGCCCGACTTGAAGGACTGGATCTTGTACGGCCCGGTCACCACCGGGGCCTTGTCGTACTTCTCCTTGGTGTCACCCTTCTGGGAGACCACCGCATAGCCCGTCATGGCCAGCGCGTACGGCAGCTCGGGGTGCGCCTTCTTGAACTTGAAGACGACGGTTTTCTCGTCCGGCGTCTCCAGGATGCTGTCCGGGAAGTGCTTGCCCTTGTACGGGCCGTCCGGCAGCAGCTTGCGGTAGTCGGCGCCCGGGGTGTCGGCCAGCCACTGCTGGACGTACGGCGGGCCCTGGTTGATGAAGGGCGCGAACTGCCGCTCGAAGGTGTGCCGGACGTCCGCGGAGGTGATGGCTGAGCCGTCCTCGAACTTGATGCCGTCCTTGAGCGTGTACTTCCAGGTCTTGCCGCCGTCCGTGGTGGTGCCGGAGTCGGTGGCCAGGTCGCCGACGACCTCGTGCTTGCTGCCGTCGTTGCTGGTGGCCTTGTATCCGGTGAGGCCTCTGTGCAGCAGTTGCGCCACGGCCATCTCGTTCTGCACATAGATCTGCGCCGGGTCGAGGTGGGCGTAACTGTCGCGGGCGGGCACTGAGATGGTGCCGCCGGACTTGGCGCCCGGGACCTCGGCCGCGGGTCCCTTGGAGGCCTCGGCGTCCCCGAACTCGATGGCCGCCTGCTGCCGTTGGGCGTTCTCTTTCTGTTTGTCGTCGTTGCCACCGCCCTTGCTGCCGCCCTCGCTGCACCCGGTCAGCACCAGTGCGCCGGCCGCGAGCACCGAGATTGCCGCGTATACGTGGCGTCCGCCCCTGTTCATCACTCAGTTTCCACCCATCTGTGTGTCACCAGTGCGAAGGAAGTGCCAGCCAACGGTTCAGCGCGCCGTCTTGGGGTCGAAGGCGTCCCGGACCGAGTCCCCGAGCAGGTTGAACGCGACGATGAAGATGATCATCGAGATGCCGGGGAAGAACATGTAGGTGATGTCGTTCTGCATCACGAGTTCGGTGGACGCCTTGGCGAACATCTGCCCCCAGTCCGGCGTCGGTTCGACGATGCCCACGCCGAGAAAGGACAGTCCGGCCTCGGCGGTCACGAAGTTGGGCAGCATGTAGGTGCCCTGTACGAGGATCGGGGTGACCACGTTCGGCAGGATCTCCTTGCGGATGATCCGCCACGGCGGGGCACCGCTGACCTTGGCCGCATCGATGAACTCCCGTTCTCGCAGGGCGAGTGTGGTGCCTCTGAGGATCCGTCCGAGGCTCATCCAGCCCAGGAACCACTGCACGAGGATGAGGGCGACGACCCGTACGTAGACCGGTGTCTCGTCGCGCGGGCTGACGAACAGGGAGACCACGACCGGCATGCTGGCGATGAAGAACAGCTGGGCGGGGAAGGCGAGCAGGAAGTCGATGACCCGGCTGATCCAGTAGTCCGTCCTGCCGCCGAGGTAGCCGGCCGTGACGCCGAGGAGGATCCCGGTGAGCACGGTCGCGAGCGTGACGGCGATCGAGATGCCGAGCGAGGTCCGGATGCCGTAGAGGAGCTTGGTGAAGACGTCGTATCCGTTGCCGGGTTCGAGGCCGAACCAGAACTCGCCGCTGATACCGCCGTTGGGCTGCACCGGCACGCCGGCGCTGTCGAACAGCTCGGGGCGTTCGTCGGCGTACACGGTGTACGGGTTCTTGCCGTACAGCCAGGAGATCACCGGCGCGAGCAGGCCGATCAGGAAGAAGAAGATGACGACATAGGCCGAGATCACGCCGGTGCGGTCGCGTTTGAAGCGGATCCACATCAGCTGGCCGGGAGACCGGCCGACGAGTAGCTCGTCCTCGTCCTTCGCGGGCGGCGGTGGCCCGCCGTCCGCGATGACCGAGGCACCGCCACCCTCAACACCGATACGACTTGTCACGTTTCGCCCGTTTCGCCGGTATGGGTATGCCAAAGCGAGGCGTGCGGAAGTCCGCAGCCGGACGCGCGTAGGAGATGTGCGCCTTCAGGCGACCCCCCTGGTGCCGCTAACTATCTGCCCTCAGCCAACTACCGGCCACCGTCTTTAAATCTCAATTCAGTCACAGCTCGCGTGAAGGTCTTCCGAAATCTGGACGAAACGTTTGCAGGAGAAGGGCGCGAAACGGACTTGTTACATGACTATCGTGCGAGTATCTCCGCATTTCGGGCATGAGTCGGTTCTCGGCCAACGGAAAACGGCTTGCAAAAAAGCCCGGGCTCCCCCTCGTTGGGGGAGCCCGGGCTCAACCGTCCGATGCTCAGCCGTGCTTGGCGCGGCTCGCGGCGCGGGCCCGCTCGCGGGCGTCCAGGTTCACCTTGCGGATGCGGACCGCCTCCGGCGTCACCTCGACGCACTCGTCGTCGCGGCAGAACTCCAGGGACTGCTCCAGCGACAGCTTGCGCGGCGGGACGATCGACTCGGCCACATCGGCCGTGGACGACCGCATGTTGGTGAGCTTCTTCTCCTTGGTGATGTTGACGTCCATGTCGTCGGAGCGCGAGTTCTCGCCGACGATCATGCCCTCGTACACCTCGGTGCCCGGCTCGACGAACAGCACGCCGCGCTCCTGGAGGTTCGTCATCGCGAAGGCGGTGACGGCGCCGGAGCGGTCGGCGACCAGCGAACCGTTGTTGCGGGTCTGCAGCGCACCGAACCAGGGCTCGTGGCCCTCGTGGATGGAGTGCCCGATGCCGGTGCCGCGGGTCTGGGTCAGGAACTCGGTCCGGAACCCGATGAGTCCGCGGGAGGGGACGACGAACTCCATACGGACCCACCCGGAGCCGTGGTTGGACATGTTGTCCATACGGCCCTTGCGGACACCCATGAGCTGGGTGACGGCACCCATGTGCTCCTCGGGGACGTCGATCGTCATGCGCTCGACGGGCTCGTAGACCTTGCCGTCGACGTCCTTGGTGACGACCTGGGGCTTGCCGATGGTCAGCTCGAAGCCCTCACGGCGCATCTGCTCGACCAGGATGGCCAGCGCCAGCTCGCCGCGGCCCTGCACCTCCCAGGCGTCCGGGCGTTCGGTGTCCAGCACCCGGAGGCTGACGTTACCGATCAGCTCGCGGTCCAGCCGGTCCTTCACCTGGCGGGCGGTGACCTTGCGGTCCTTGACGGCCGCCTTGTTGTCGGCGCCCTTGCCGGTGCCGCCGCGGCCGACCAGCGGGGAGGTGTTGGTGCCGATGACCATCGAGATCGCGGGCTCGTCGACCGTGATCAGGGGCAGCGGGACGGGGTTCTCGGTGTCGGCCAGGGTCTCGCCGATCATGATGTCCGGGATGCCGGCGACGGCGCAGATGTCGCCCGGGCCGGCCTTGTCGGCCGGCTTGCGGGTCAGCGCCTCGGTCATCATCAGCTCCGAGATGCGCACGTTCGTGATCGAGCCGTCGCGCTTCATCCAGGCGACGGTCTGCCCCTTCTGGAGCTCGCCCTGGTGGACGCGGAGCAGTGCGATACGGCCGAGGAAGTTGTCGGCGTCCAGGTTGGTGACATGGGCCTGGAGCGGGGCGTCCTCGTCGTAGGTCGGGGCCGGGATGTGCTCGAGGATGGTCGAGAAGAACGGCTCGAGGCTGGTCGAGTCGGTCGGTACGGTCCCGTCGTCCGGCTTGGTCAGCGACGCGATGCCGTCACGGCCGCACGCGTAGACGATCGGGAACTCGATCTGCTCCTCGTCGGCGTCGAGGTCGAGGAAGAGGTCGTAGGTCTCGTTGACGACCTCGTCGATACGGGCGTCGGGCCGGTCGGTCTTGTTGATGCACAGGATGATCGGCAGCCGGGCCTGCAGCGCCTTGCGCAGCACGAACCGGGTCTGCGGCAGCGGCCCCTCGGAGGCGTCGACGAGCAGCACGACGCCGTCCACCATCGACAGACCGCGCTCGACCTCGCCGCCGAAGTCGGCGTGGCCGGGGGTGTCGATGATGTTGATCGTGATGGGGTCCCCGCCGTCCTTGGGGTGGTACTTCACCGCCGTGTTCTTGGCGAGGATCGTGATGCCCTTCTCACGCTCCAGGTCGTTCGAGTCCATCATGCGGTCGTCGACGGAGTCGAGCTGATGAGCGGCGAAGGCACCGGCCTGCTTCAGCATGCCGTCGACGATGGTGGTCTTGCCGTGGTCGACGTGGGCGACGATGGCGACGTTGCGGATGTCGTGGCGCGTGGCCATATTGCGGCGTACTCCCGGAGTGGTGAGGACGGCTCTCGCGTACATCTGTGTTACGCGGGCCCTGCCGGGCTGGACACGCCACGGCCTCACCCCATGGTACGGGGCCGCCGCCGATGGGGCTTGGCGGGATACGTCAGTGCAGGTCAGGTAAGGGATTACCGGGATTGCCCCCCTCTGAGGCAAGGGTCAGCCGGTCGATGCGGTCGGTGTCGGCTTCAGGCTCTTCTTCAGGAAGCCCATGTCCTCGTACACCGGCGTGCCGAAGCCGAAGGCGCCCACGTTGGCCGTGCTCGTCCTGGCCGCGATCAGCTGGGGCCGCTGGAACAAGGGGAGTGAGCCCGCCGCCGCCCAGATGCGGGAGTCGGCCTTGCGGATCAGCGACCGGGACTCGGACTCGTCCAGCGTGGCGATGGCCTGGTCGAAGAGCTGGTCGACCTGGTCGGTGCCGACCCGGGTGTAGTTCTGCTCGACGTTCAGCGAGCCGTCCGCCGCCGGGACCGGCTTGGCGTAGATGGGCCGGGCGTCGGTCGCGGGGTAGGCCGAGGCCGGCCAGGAGT
It encodes:
- a CDS encoding ABC transporter permease, which translates into the protein MLRFLVRRSLGAVIILFLLSIVAFLLFFGMPRDPALLMCGKTCTPANLENLHRVLGLDKPVPEQYWIFLTNLVMGSDDFAQGPCPAPCFGYSYHSNEQVWGTLMDRLPTTVSLTLGGAVCFLVIGLGTGLIAAWKRGTLVDKTFTAGAMVISSMQIYFLGPLALAILVYQTQIFDKPAYNPLTDNPVAWFTGLLIPWIVLSTIFASQYTRMSRSSMIEQLQEEHVRTARAKGMSRRYVFFRYAWRGSLIPVVTIFGIDLGSLLGGAIITEYTFGLPGLGRLAVESVFFSDLPLLLGVMLFSATMILLSNIVVDAAYAYIDPRVRLA
- the typA gene encoding translational GTPase TypA — its product is MATRHDIRNVAIVAHVDHGKTTIVDGMLKQAGAFAAHQLDSVDDRMMDSNDLEREKGITILAKNTAVKYHPKDGGDPITINIIDTPGHADFGGEVERGLSMVDGVVLLVDASEGPLPQTRFVLRKALQARLPIILCINKTDRPDARIDEVVNETYDLFLDLDADEEQIEFPIVYACGRDGIASLTKPDDGTVPTDSTSLEPFFSTILEHIPAPTYDEDAPLQAHVTNLDADNFLGRIALLRVHQGELQKGQTVAWMKRDGSITNVRISELMMTEALTRKPADKAGPGDICAVAGIPDIMIGETLADTENPVPLPLITVDEPAISMVIGTNTSPLVGRGGTGKGADNKAAVKDRKVTARQVKDRLDRELIGNVSLRVLDTERPDAWEVQGRGELALAILVEQMRREGFELTIGKPQVVTKDVDGKVYEPVERMTIDVPEEHMGAVTQLMGVRKGRMDNMSNHGSGWVRMEFVVPSRGLIGFRTEFLTQTRGTGIGHSIHEGHEPWFGALQTRNNGSLVADRSGAVTAFAMTNLQERGVLFVEPGTEVYEGMIVGENSRSDDMDVNITKEKKLTNMRSSTADVAESIVPPRKLSLEQSLEFCRDDECVEVTPEAVRIRKVNLDARERARAASRAKHG
- a CDS encoding ABC transporter permease; amino-acid sequence: MTSRIGVEGGGASVIADGGPPPPAKDEDELLVGRSPGQLMWIRFKRDRTGVISAYVVIFFFLIGLLAPVISWLYGKNPYTVYADERPELFDSAGVPVQPNGGISGEFWFGLEPGNGYDVFTKLLYGIRTSLGISIAVTLATVLTGILLGVTAGYLGGRTDYWISRVIDFLLAFPAQLFFIASMPVVVSLFVSPRDETPVYVRVVALILVQWFLGWMSLGRILRGTTLALREREFIDAAKVSGAPPWRIIRKEILPNVVTPILVQGTYMLPNFVTAEAGLSFLGVGIVEPTPDWGQMFAKASTELVMQNDITYMFFPGISMIIFIVAFNLLGDSVRDAFDPKTAR
- a CDS encoding ABC transporter substrate-binding protein, with amino-acid sequence MNRGGRHVYAAISVLAAGALVLTGCSEGGSKGGGNDDKQKENAQRQQAAIEFGDAEASKGPAAEVPGAKSGGTISVPARDSYAHLDPAQIYVQNEMAVAQLLHRGLTGYKATSNDGSKHEVVGDLATDSGTTTDGGKTWKYTLKDGIKFEDGSAITSADVRHTFERQFAPFINQGPPYVQQWLADTPGADYRKLLPDGPYKGKHFPDSILETPDEKTVVFKFKKAHPELPYALAMTGYAVVSQKGDTKEKYDKAPVVTGPYKIQSFKSGKSMVLVKNTNWDPDTDPLRHQYVDRFNITFNQQYEDSTKALVADSGADQTAVSFQNSVDAGNLSKVLADPKMKSRTVIGFQPYVGQININMSHAAMKDIKVRQAIAYALPVTPFVRAYGGTDAMEVAGGIISPTVTGYDPAFDPFGKKKKPAGDPAKAKKLLEEVGKVGMKLTFGYINSQEGQAYSTAMAAGLEKAGFDVQRQEIPAETYYDQVSKLDNNYDIFHTAWGADWPSASTVIPPLYDGRVIAEGAQNYSQINDPHVNSEIDRINKITDPAKAAAEWEKLNKYLLTEVVNVVPTAYYKQIQIAGSKIGGLVYDDVIAGVDPRRLYVK
- a CDS encoding ABC transporter ATP-binding protein; the protein is MTTVTKEDGAPVPADEGAFLSVRDLHVSFRTEDGVVRAVDGLSFDLERGSTLGIVGESGSGKSVTNLTILGLHNPMFTTVEGEILLDGKELTTARESELEKLRGNKVAMIFQDPLTALSPYYTVGRQIAEPYMKHMRASKKAAWERAVEMLGKVGIPNPRQRAKDYPHQFSGGMRQRAMIAMALVCDPDLLIADEPTTALDVTVQAQILDLLKDLQQEFGSAIIFITHDLGVIADMADDIMVMYAGRAVERGTVGEVLRAPQHPYTWGLLNSMPRLDSDPGAPLAPIPGTPPSLLRPPSGCRFHPRCTFQDRVGGTRCVTEVPSLGPDRSSACHLTADQKRTIFIEEIKPRLG